Proteins encoded by one window of Vigna radiata var. radiata cultivar VC1973A chromosome 5, Vradiata_ver6, whole genome shotgun sequence:
- the LOC106760028 gene encoding leucine-rich repeat extensin-like protein 3, whose translation MRTTVVFCFFITFLSLASLSIMAADHKLQTSSKDDIKCTPCGQAVPSPPPPSPPPPSPTTTYCPPPPSPPSGGGGGGSYYYSPPPPPSQYIYSSPPPPASSGGGAYYPPPNKYYPTPPPPNPIVPYFPFYYHIPPPPSTAAPPPAKSWLVCATSLLPFLVGLLW comes from the coding sequence ATGAGAACCACAGTAGTGTTCTGTTTTTTCATCACCTTTCTTTCTCTCGCTTCTCTTTCAATAATGGCAGCAGATCACAAACTTCAAACTTCCTCCAAGGATGACATCAAATGCACCCCCTGCGGCCAGGCTGTTCCCTCTCCTCCGCCACCCTCTCCGCCGCCGCCATCTCCCACCACAACCTACTGCCCTCCCCCGCCATCCCCTCCTtccggcggcggcggcggcggctcTTACTATTACTCCCCTCCACCGCCACCCTCTCAGTACATCTACTCCTCTCCTCCACCGCCGGCATCATCCGGTGGCGGCGCGTATTACCCGCCGCCGAATAAGTACTACCCAACGCCGCCACCGCCGAACCCAATTGTCCCTTATTTCCCGTTCTACTACCACATCCCTCCTCCTCCGTCCACCGCGGCTCCTCCGCCGGCGAAAAGCTGGTTAGTCTGTGCAACCTCGTTGTTACCTTTTCTTGTTGGGTTGCtttggtag